In Leptolyngbya sp. 'hensonii', the sequence AATCCCAATCCCAATTTTCAGGCGACGGTGGTAGAGGGTTTCCAGATAGGGATTTAGCTTCTCCAGGGCTTCCAGCATTTCTACGCCCGTTCTAACAGCCCGTTCGGCGATACGATCGGAATTCTCAACTCCAAACAGCACCATCATGCCGTCGCCCATGTAGTTATTGATCATGCCGTCGTAGCGTTGAATCACCTCTCCCATGCGCTGGAAGTAGCGATTCAGCAGGTAAATCACATCGTAGGGGGTGACGGTTTCTGAAAAGGAGGTGAACCCTCGAATATCAGCGAACAGGATCGCAATTTCCTTCTCCTCCCCGATCATGCCCAGACCATTGCGATCGTCCACTTGGTCGCAGAGCAATTCAATATCTTCAACATCCAGGGCTAATCGTCGCAGGGTAACTTTCCCACTGCCCTGAAGCTGAGTCTGGCAGGCCAGACGAATGGTGGGCGATAAGTGTAATTTCTCTGTAAGAGCCTCCTCCAGAGGATTGCGGGGGGTGCAATATTCCAGCCCATCTACAATCAGGACACGACAGGTAGAACAGCGGGCATTGCCCCCACAAACATGGGTGTGGGGAATATCAGATCGCAGGGATGCTTCCAGGATCACCTCCGACTCATCCACCTCAACCAATCGTTCGTCGGGCAGGTAGTAGATTTGTGGCATCCCCTGGACTCCCAAGCATGGTATTACTCATTGCTATAGAACAATTCGCCTGATCGGTTCTCTGCTCCGGAGATAGACAAGTTTTATTGTTCTATTTCCTCAGAAATAGAGCCTTCAGGTGAGTTTTCGCTGAATTGGAGATTAAGAGGTTCCCCATCTAACTCTGCTTCGGTCAATCTCAAATCCAGTTGGATCGCATTCAGAGGGTCTAGCTCTACTTCATTTTGGGGTTCTGGTTCCGGTTTAATTCGCCGAATTGGCAGGTTGGCAATGATTGTGGTCGCCCGTTGCCGATTTTCCAGAGAAAACTCCAGGCGCTCTGTGTCCACTTCTACATAGCGAGAGACCAGTTCTAGAATTTCCGCCTGCATCTGAGCCACAATCGCAGGATTCATTTCCGTGCGATCGTTAGCCAGCACCAGCTTCAGGCGACGCTTCACATCCTCACGGCTGGAATCATGACTCCAGCGGGGAAACAGTCTCTCTAGCAATTCAATAATCATGGAGCATGAACAGTCCGAATAGGGCGGAAAGAAAGAGGATTGTGGTTAGACAATTTTGGTGGAGAGTAATTTGCGAATCCGAGACAGAATATTTCCGTTATTGCCATTTAAATCCATGAACTCTACCGTTTCACCCAGAAGGCGGCGAGCAATATTGTCGTAGGCGACTCCGGCAGGGGAAAGGGTTTCTGACAGTACCAGGGGTTCGCCCCGGTTGGTTGAGACAATCACCCGTTCATCGTCAGGAATGATACCAAGGATGGGAATGGCCAGAATTTCCTGCACATCCTCAACTGACATCATATCGTTGGCTTTGACCATGGCGGGTCGAATCCGGTTCACAATCAGGTTGATGCGCTTGATATTGTGGGCCTCCAACAAACCGACCACCCGATCGGCATCCCGCACCGCCGAGATCTCTGGGGTAGTCACAATCAGGGCTTCCCTTGCCCCGGCGATCGCATTCTGAAACCCCATTTCAATGCCAGCCGGACTGTCAATCAGGACAAATTCATAAACCTGGGCCAGGGCATTGACCAGTTTCTTCATCTGTTCGGGAGTGACCGCATCTTTGGTGCGGTTTTGGGCTGCAGGCAACAAAACCAGATTATTCTGACGTTTGTCTTTGACCAGGGCTTGTTCTAAGCGACATTCTCCAGCCAGGACTTCAACAGCCGTGTAGACAATGCGATTCTCCAGTCCGAGGAGCAGGTCCAGGTTTCTCAAAC encodes:
- a CDS encoding adenylate/guanylate cyclase domain-containing protein codes for the protein MPQIYYLPDERLVEVDESEVILEASLRSDIPHTHVCGGNARCSTCRVLIVDGLEYCTPRNPLEEALTEKLHLSPTIRLACQTQLQGSGKVTLRRLALDVEDIELLCDQVDDRNGLGMIGEEKEIAILFADIRGFTSFSETVTPYDVIYLLNRYFQRMGEVIQRYDGMINNYMGDGMMVLFGVENSDRIAERAVRTGVEMLEALEKLNPYLETLYHRRLKIGIGIHYGPAVVGSIGAFRKKVVTAIGDAVNFASRIESANKQVGTSLLISEAMYEQVKDLVIVNQAVQVQVPGKTGEYRLYEIIDVTETPCQEQFSSSTKESVAEKGWMARLNHFWQRLLQFIRGLIQPHHSA
- the minE gene encoding cell division topological specificity factor MinE, translated to MIIELLERLFPRWSHDSSREDVKRRLKLVLANDRTEMNPAIVAQMQAEILELVSRYVEVDTERLEFSLENRQRATTIIANLPIRRIKPEPEPQNEVELDPLNAIQLDLRLTEAELDGEPLNLQFSENSPEGSISEEIEQ
- the minD gene encoding septum site-determining protein MinD — encoded protein: MARFIVITSGKGGVGKTTCTANLGMALAKRGRKVAVVDADFGLRNLDLLLGLENRIVYTAVEVLAGECRLEQALVKDKRQNNLVLLPAAQNRTKDAVTPEQMKKLVNALAQVYEFVLIDSPAGIEMGFQNAIAGAREALIVTTPEISAVRDADRVVGLLEAHNIKRINLIVNRIRPAMVKANDMMSVEDVQEILAIPILGIIPDDERVIVSTNRGEPLVLSETLSPAGVAYDNIARRLLGETVEFMDLNGNNGNILSRIRKLLSTKIV